The region CTGGGGAGGATGTTGGGTGAGCGGCGAGAGCAATCCCACAGGTAGCCTCTGGGTTGCTGTAATGTTTCAGAGACGAGAATGTGGAGACCTCTAATTCGGGGGCCACCTTGGTAGGAGGCACCCAGCATCCTGGCCGGCAAGGGATAGGGGCAGCCCCCCTAGTGAACCTGCCCCCACACCTGCGCAAGCCTACCACAGTGCAGCAGTGTGAGGTGGTCATCCGTCAGCTGTGGAATACCAACCTCCTCCAGGCTCAGGAGGTGAGGACCTGGGTGGCACGTGGCTTAGCACACaggtagccaggtatggtgtgcTCACCACGCCTCTCCCTGCCTTTCAGCTTCAGCACCTCAAGTCCCTCCTGGAAGGGAACCAGAGGTCCCGAGCTGCCGCTGAGGAGGCTGTGCTGGGCTCTCCCAAGTGAGTGCCCTGTATTCCACCCCAACCCAGTGGGCAGTGGTGGGGGGCTCACTGATGATTTCCTTCCTCAGGGACCAGGAGGCCATGCAGTTCCCCAAGGTTTCCAGTAAGGGCCTCTCTAAGAAGTGGTAAGTCCCAGGCGCAGGAAGCTCTGTGGCTTGGTGCCCACAGGGTGCAGGGAGACTTTGCTTGCAGCCTGTCCTGGGCACCCACAGGCAGCTGATAGACGCCTGCCCCAACTTCCTTCTGACACAGCTTGATTTTGAGCCCGATGCCTGCGGCAGAGCGTGCCATCCTGCCCGCGCTGAAGCAGAGCCTTAAGAGCAACTTCACCGAGCGGCAGAAGAGGCTGCAGGTGGTGCAGAGCCGGCGCCTGCACCGCTCTGTGCTGAGCCAGCGCCCGGCAGCCAGACCGCCCTCTCTCGATGGTGGATCACACCAACCCTACTTCTCAGCCACGCTCAACTCCAAGACAGATAGAACCCACGACAGATAAAGTACTTGATCTCAGAACTGGAAAAAAGtaactattttctgtttttactatCTCTACATTTATACAAAAGCATATTATAAAGTATTAGCCTATCTGTTCACTGAAAGTAAAGTTTGTTTCTCCAAGTGCTAAGTCTCCTTCCTCACGGCTATCAGGTGTCTCAGCCATTTGTGCTTAACCAGGTTTTCCTGCTGGTCGGCAAGGAACCTGTCTAGGCAGTCGAGGCTGGCTCATTACAGGAGTTGGCAGCTGCTCAGAAGAGAAACACCAGCAGTCACACAGCCTTCTTCTGGGAGTCAGCTGGTTGTCACTTGGCTGGTTTAGTGGTCCCAGAGGCTGCCTTCCAGGTTGGCACCAGCCCAGATGGACACTCATGATGGGCCAGTGCACAGACCACGGCCAAGGGAGAATCCTCTTCTCTCCACCCTGGCAGGGCCAGAAGCTACATGTCACCTCACAGTGGTCAGACTGTGCCTGCCCCACCCAGCAGCACCCACAGgccttccatccctattgcctACATTCTACGTTAACTTCAGCACCCCTCCCTCACAGCAGGCCCTAACATGCAGTGAGGGAGACACAGTGATGGACTCCCAGCAAACACAggaatattaaatttattataagAACCACGTATGATAGGGTAGTGCACATATAAAAAGGGGAAACTTGTCACCAGAGGGCTAGTGTGGGAGGTGACCCATGGAGGTGCCATGTGAAGCATCCTGAAGAAAGCCCACACTTCCTTGGGAGTGGTGGAGAGAATGTGTTCTGATAAGCCAGGTTCCAATAACAATGCTTGGCTGGTCACTCCATCTCTCCCAGAAGTAACAGCACTTTAGACCTGAGTGGCACAGGAATGGCACGGACAGGCCCTTGGATGGCCCTATTCCTACAGCACGGATCAGGAGGTTCATGAGGTTGGTGCCTGGCTGGTGGCAACAGATTTGCCTGCAGGCTGGTCCTCCCTCCAAACTGGAGACTGCCCGGAGCTGGGAGCATCCCTAGGATGTGCCCCGCATGCCTCAAGTAGCCTAGCCAGAACCCACACTGGAGGATTATGTGTACTGAGGGATTCCTATGTCGTCCAGATTCTCCTAGACACGAGTACGAAGTATCCTAATACACCCACAGATGCTTCAATGGGACCCTGAGTTCTCACGCTGCTGAGTGGACACAAGTGCAGAGGCTGCAGGGAGTACAGCCCAGGACCTGACTTCCGGAGGAAGCCAGCAGAAACCCTGGGAATGCCCCGGACACCCACGCAGTGCAGTCAGCCCCACAGCCCTCTGGGCAGCACTGCTCATGTGTGGAGAGATGTCTGTCAATTCCCCAAGGCAGAAGGTAAAAGCAGGACAGCTAAACCTAACCCAGGCCCTCTATAGCCAACACCTAGACATGTCCAGTAGGCAACGTGGGGTCTACAGCCCAGCAGGCTGCGGGTCCTGAAGTTCAAGTAGGCTAGGCGGCTGAGAGGCAGGCCTGGTGGACGCTCTGGGCCCAGGTGTTGAGCAGGGCTGTGACCGAGTGCTTGTCGGGGAGCTGCAACAGCCTGGAGGTCATGCGCTGGCGCACCGACTGCAGAAAGGGGTTGGCATCTGCAACACAGCAAGTGTGTGAGCACCAAGCAGCCCTTGAAAGAGCCTTTGGGAAGGGGTGCTCGGGTCAAGTTTCCTTCACTCACTGGTGAGCATATGCCTCCCAGCCACACCCTCAGTCCAGAACTGGAATTGGTACTAGGTCTGGAGCCCCAGGCTGCCCTTCTTTGCACTGAGCCACTGGGACTGCTCCCCACCAAGGAGCTCTCTGGAGCCACATGGGAGCTGATTGAGCCCCAGCTTCTAGTGGTGGCCTTGGGGTAGCACTGCAGAGCTCTGAAGGAACACAGGGCTTGCTTGGCCCTCCCACACGGGTGACCTGAAGCTATGGGACCAAGGGACGAAGGACACACTGGGGGCAGAGGACCTTCTATCTCCTGATGACTGCTGTGCAGAGAAAAGCAGGAATTCCTGGATAAGTCCCTGCTGCACAGTAAAACCCTGGTTTCCCAGACCTGAGCCCTGCCTGTCTTGGTATCCCGGATGATTCAAGTTCACCCACCATACTGCCACTGTCGGTCAATCCACAGTGGGCTCTGGGCAGGGTAGTCCGCTGGCACACTAAGCTCCAGTGGAGGCACACTCGGGAGGTCCTTGTCATCTGCAACACACAAGGCTGCACTTGTGACCTGGCCCACATCTGACAAATACCACCACAACCTGCACCCAACCGCCCGCCTCCGCCATCTCCAATCCACTGCCTCAGCCCTGCTCCTGAAAGCTCCCCGACCCCACAGGGTTCCACGGAGGCTTGCTAAAGCCATCCAACCATGGAGCCAGGAGCACCCTGTGGAAAAAGGATGCTGCCCACAGCCACGCAGAGGAAGAAGTGAGGGCAGAGCGGACAGTGTGGCAGGGCCACGTGAGTACAGGTTGGGCTGCAAGTTAGAATTTGCTCCCCAAGCCACATCCTGCCTGTCCTGGACACTCACCCAGCTTGCAGATCAGGTGGACAGTGCCGTTGTTGCTACAGTGAGAAGGGTCCAAGTTCACCAGGAACTTGGGGTCCAACCTGGCCACCTCCCCTTGTAGCACATTGGGGATGCTCTGCCGCTCATCCTCCTCAAACCTGCGCTTCCGAGGCCACACCACTGGGGCCCTGGAGGAGGGGTCCACGGTGACTATGCAGGCTACACACAGCCTCAGGCTTACTGCCCGCTGTGAGGCCCGATCCTGGATATACGTACACAATGGGTGGGCCATGGATGGCCGTCATGGCTGGCACGAACGTGCGGTACAGGGAATGGTTGAAGACCGGTGAGCGAATGTTGGCTAGGATGGCATCCAGGAGTGGCTGACAAAGGTCCTGCTGCTTGGTTGTGAGAACTGGGGGTGGTGGGGGTGTGGGCTAGGGACAGGACAAGCAGAGTCAACGGCCCGGACTCACGGCCTCACCCTCTCTGAGGAATCTCCCAGACCCCTCGGATTCCATCTGCACTTGCAAGACCCCCGAGGCTCTTCATCCGCAGCCTCCACAGCCTGTGCAGACAATGGTGGCTGCCCCAAACATAACCCATCTCCATGGCCTCACTCCCAACCTAGTGGCACCCCCTTGCCAGCCAGGGGTCTATGCTAGATTGGAAGATTGCAGGGGGAAGAGAGTGGCTTTCCCTATGACCTCACCCTCCTGGGTGGAGCCCTCAGGACAAGCCTAGTCCTCAGCAGAGCTACCTTCTGACCAAGGCTCCTTCCATTGGGCTAGACCCGACCCTGGGGCTGCACTCACCACTGCCATGTCGTTCTTGAGTTTCTCCAGAGCGATCTCACACTTCTGTAGAGTCTTCAGGGGACACCTGAGAGGACAGGGCACATGGGCTGTCCCTCTGCTGGAGGGCTGGAGCAGGTGACTCTGGATGCTGTTTATAACCAGTGGCACCTGGCCTCCTCCCAGCAAACTTTCAGAGAGCCCAGCTAGTCCACCAGGTGCCCCAGAGCAGACTCAGTCTCACCCAGTCGCGTTCCCTGCCCTGGGCTGGCCCTGTGGCCTGAAGGAAGGACCCCAtcccagagggctggagggccTTGCAGTGACAAGCTCCGTTCAGCAGTGAATGGCATCTGACCAGGGTAATCACAATGGGAGCAGAGCCTGAGTTGAGCTGGTGAGATAGCTGGTGAGACCCCCTGAGCCTGGATGCTCAGAGCAGCCAACTTTCTTTCAAAAACTTCTTACAGGTTCCATTTGGATCTATCTCCATGGCCAGCATACATGGCCCAGGCTAGCTCTGCTCATGTGGTGACTGAGCTGCAGCTGCCTGTTGAAGGTCACTGGCAAGTCATGCGGAGCTCAACGTCAGACTCAGCAAGCCTGTTACAGCTAGCTGAAGGTGACACCACTGAGGGCTGGAAAGGAGGGTCAGTGGCTAGGGCGCCGGCTTGAAGGCAAGGCTACTACAAACCAGGACCTGACCAGTGGCCATGGCGCCAGGCCAGGCCAGCCACAGGCTACGGTGGGAGAGCCCAGCAGCAGCCCCAGCTGTGTGAGGGCTAGTGCTGAGGGAGGTGCAGGGGCTGAGAACTTCAGGATACACCTCTCTGTGGACATTAGGCAGAGCCCACACAACTGCTAGGCCCTTTGCTAAACCCACATTCTCACCGACCCTTGCCTGTCCAGGGCCACGGGCACTCCTTACCGCTTAGAAGGGTCAGTGAGAATGTCCAGCAGGCTCTTCATCTTACTTAGGTCCTTTTTTCTATCTGAGAAAGCAAAAGACACTAAGTCACAAGACTTGGGTGCCCTGGGCCCACCCTGATCAGGCCCCAGCGCACCTTCGTTCTTGTCAATCTTGTTGATCATGCGACGCAGGGGCTCAATGTACTTGGACAACTGCTTCAGCTTGTCCAGGTACTGCTGCTCCTCAGCCTGACTCGAGCCAGCGGGGCTCATGACAGAATTGGGGTTCACTGTGGGAGACAGGGTGGGTAAGATGGCAGGCTGCAACCACAGTAGGGGCACAGTGGCTCTGAGGAGTCTATGAGCTCACATGCCCTTTAAGAGTTGAGccttgggagggggagggtgaCTCGGCACCTCATGGGGCTGTTTACCCCAGCCCAGGTCTAACTTACCAGGGGTGTTTAAAGGTCCAGGGGAGGGGACGCTGAAGTTCTGTGGGGTGCGTGCTGTCACTGGGCTCTGGGAAGGCTGCGGTGAGGGGCTAGGCAGGAAGCTGCTAGGGGACGGGGCGGGGCCGGAGCTGCAGCCAAGCAGAAGGAAGCAAGTCTGAACAGGGGCACCAGGCATGCTTGCCCAGGGCCAGAGGAGGGCTGTAGGGGAGGCACCAGACATACTGGACCAAGGACCAGAGGAGGGGTGGGGACATCAGGCATGCTTGCCGAGGGCCGGATGGGAGGAGTGGGGGTACCAGGCATGCTGGCCCTAGAGTCAaaggggggtggtgggggggcatCCTCAGGAACCTACCTGACATTGGAGTTGGGCTGAGAGCCAGGCTGTGGGGATGGCTGCGGGGGAGGGGGCATCGACTGAGGGGTCTGAACCTGCTGGCCTGGTGATGGTGAGGACAGCATGGTGAGGCTGCTCTGGCTGACCTGCAAGTGGAGAGACTTATCCGGCTCCATGCTACACACTCACTGCCTCCGTGTCCCCAGCCCAAAGTACCCATAGGTCCATGTACTGCGTCTCACCCAACACCCTTTCTTCTTCAGGATGCTACACAGTTAACACAGCCAGGCACATAACACACGGGGTCCAAGAGGCTGGAAGGACGGCCAGGTGGGCAGCCACGAGAACGCCAGGCTTCTGGGCTGAGTAACTGTGGCCTCGGTCTATTTCTCAGGAATGGGAGTGTGCGGCGGGAGGTCTGGGAAGATGACAGTCTCATGCTCGTCTGCGTCCTTCCTACCTGGCCTAGGACACTTTCATTTCCGTGTCACTAAGACCCTGTTCTGCTGACCTATGGAGACTTCTGTGTGCTTTCATTAGTCCTCCAGTTTGACTCTAGTCCCCAAGGTTGACTGCTTCAAGGACAAGGCAAGCCAGAGTCCCCTCTCCTGTCTGACGTGGGCAGATGCCTTGACCAATTAATTGGGGTGAATTGACCAAGGAGCCACATGCCCTGCAGTGGTCTCCCAGCTGCCAGTGGCTGAACTGTCCGAGCCCACTGGAGAGGCAAGTGACTTGTACCAGAGCTCCCTGGGCTCAGAGCACCTGGCATCTTCACAAAGCAGGGCTGCCATGTTTCCAGTGCATCTCCAGACAAAGACACCCAACTTCACCCAGGAATTTTGAGGGCTGAAACCACAGCATCAGCCTGGGAGGATGTAGTGCCTGACCTTCCAgcacagaagcacaaggtgatgacTGCAGACGGACAGGGCAGAGGTTTGCTGACCCCTTGCCACACCAGAACCACTCTAATAAATCTAACTTCACAGAGGTCTGGAAGGGTACCAAATGGCAGCTCCCACACTCATCAACTACGCACACCAAGCACCCCACAGCCTAATGCCTCTGCACAGCTCTACAGACAGGCATGGCCCACCTGAGGCCACAGCTTCCCTTTTCCCTGCCACGGCATCTGAGTGCTCCTCAAGCAGGAAATAGGGACAGATCCCACCAAGAAAGATGTGTGCCCACCTCACCTGCCCAGGCCAGAGAAGGGCACAGGATCTGCCATGGGAGCTTGCTTGGCCTCTTCAGTATAGCCGGCCAACCTCACAGATGGATGTTGCTCCTGCATGCTAGGTGAGACTGCCCTGGGTCaggtgcgtgcacacacatacaccccctctccctctccattccACAAGGCTGTCAGGTGCTCCAAGCCACAGTGGTTATCTGAATATGACAATAATATGAAATGGACAAGTGCCAGCACACTGACCAAGAAACTCCTAAATGGTGGGGGACAGGAGTGACAGCTCAGGCCTCTGGCTGCTGGGCCTAGTTCCTCCAGTGTCGCCTCTGCACAGAGGTTCACCTTCAAGAAACAGGACTGTCTTTGCTAAATGCTGAGCTGAACAAGCTCACAGGTTTCTCCTAGGCAGGTCCAAAACATTTGTGGTGTGGAATGTATTATTAGTCCATGGAGACCAGGACAGACACATGTCATACAGACTGGAACACATGCTTAAAATCAACCCACAGGCTAATAAAGTCCCAAGACCAGAAAGTTCCAAGAGAGAACTACAGACAGTCTGAGGAATGCAAACAAAAGACtgaaaagctggacgtggtgacgcacacctttactcccagcactcgtgaggtagaggtaggaggattgctgtgagttcgaggccaacctgagactatatagtgtattccaggtcagcctgagctaaagtgaaaccctacctcgaaaaaacaaaccaa is a window of Jaculus jaculus isolate mJacJac1 chromosome 13, mJacJac1.mat.Y.cur, whole genome shotgun sequence DNA encoding:
- the LOC101607705 gene encoding coiled-coil domain-containing protein 74A: MSGARVAAGARPLSSAASGSRGASRPRPRPPDGQQQCAGPQPPPLGLGEAQKRIVDLERSLQFVQQQHSEMLVKLHEEIEHLKRENKDLHYKLIMNQKPQKKGSVSTLSFPSNKSTSNSSVSANSQGKSRPQPSCKKPELKSEAPPKVDVDEQRLSAALFHSSKLDRVPGAQGQAKDENVETSNSGATLVGGTQHPGRQGIGAAPLVNLPPHLRKPTTVQQCEVVIRQLWNTNLLQAQELQHLKSLLEGNQRSRAAAEEAVLGSPKDQEAMQFPKVSSKGLSKKCLILSPMPAAERAILPALKQSLKSNFTERQKRLQVVQSRRLHRSVLSQRPAARPPSLDGGSHQPYFSATLNSKTDRTHDR